The DNA segment AAAACCGGTGACACCGGTGACAGGTGGTGACGGAGCCGGCAGCTCCTCTTCCAGGAGGCCTCGACCGCGCGCCGGCGGAGCCGGAGCACCCGGCGCCGCTGGCCGCCCACCCGGGCGACGACACTGGGCGCCCCGGGGGGGAAGGAACGATAAAAGCCCTCTCTCCCGCCCGTCCCGCCCCGACTCCGCGCCCGCGGCTGCCGGCCAGCCCCCCCTCTCGGCGTCAGGCGCACCTCCAGGACCATGGCCGGCGCTCGCCATGCTTCTGTTCCTGCTTTCGCTGGGGGGGATCCCGTTCGTGGCGGACTTCTGGGCCGAGCTCTACGTCTTCCGGGCGGCGGCTCAGGTGGGGCTCTACTGGCTCGTGGCGCTGGGGGCGGTGCTCACCGTGGCGGCGCTCTTCTACTACCTGATCATCGCCCGGCGGATGTACATCGAGGGGCCGGCGCGCCCCGGGCCGATTCCCGTCGCCCCGGCTCTGGGCCTCTCAGTCCTCCTCTGCGCCCTCGGCGTCGTGGCCCTGGGGGTCTACCCGAAGCCGCTGGTGCTAGCCGCCCTCCGCATCGCCTCGGGGCTCTGCTAACAGTAGCTCCCCGGCACTGCGCGATAGTGTTCGCTCACGCAGAAGGTGAGAAGAACTGGAGGTCTCTCATCGGGTAGTGCCGTCGGTTCAGAGTCCACAGGGGAACTTCCTGAACCGATGCCGTCGCGGCAATCAGTGCATCGCCCAGCTCGACGCCATGAGACCGGGAATACAAATGCAGATAGTAGCCGGCTTTCTTCCCGATGTCCGCGGAGACGACAAGAGTCTCGAGCACCAGGAACAGATTGTCCAGCTGCCGTTCCTCTCCCTTTCTCGCGCCGGCAAAGATCTCGGCGACGGAAACCGGCGTCCAGCTCAGGATATGCCCGTCTCCAAGGAGACCAGGGATGAGCCGGGCAATGGGAACGGTGCCGCGGAGCCAGGCGATGATGACGTCCGAGTCGAGAAGAATCTCAGCCAGGCCTGAGTCTCGCTAAGCGCGTGCCACGGCGTAACCGCCGGACGATTCCGCCGACCTCTTTGAGGTCTCTCCTGTGCGCCCAGATCCCCGACAGTTGCCGGGCCAGCGCGATCTTGTCGATCCCTTTTCTGGCCATGTATTTCTCCCGAACGCTCTCGCGCACGAGTTCTGACACCGTCTTGCCGCGCTGACGACTCAGGGCCGCGAGTGTGCGAGCCATCTCCTCGTCTAAGTACAACTGCGTTCGTTTCACGTTTACGATGTATAGTATACATCGTTAGCGTCGGCAAGAGGTATTCCATGCGTTGCAGGGAGATCGCTCGCTTCGAGGGGCGTCGGCGCGCGAGGAGCTCGCCGGGGCGGAGGAGATCCGATCAGGAGTGCCCAGTAAGGAAGCGCCCGCAAGCCTCGCTATTTGGGGCGTGGGCAGACCTCGTGCGGCGGGCCTTCGAGCTTCTCCGCGCCCGCGGAGCGTCACAGCCTGCCTACCCGGCCTGCTTGTGGGCGAACTCGATGATCCGCTCGATCGCCCGCCGGGAGGCGGACGAGCCCGGATTCTTGCGGATGAACGCCTGGCCCTCGCCCTCGAGCGCGTCACCAACGCCGGGACGATTCGCCTGAAGAAGCGCCTGCTGTTCATTGCCAACTCGCTCAAGCAACACCCCGTCGGGCTCAGCGCCGCACCCTGCGTTGCGCGGCACCCAACAGGTCGTCCACCAACATTTCGTCGAGGTCCAGTCTCTCTCGGCGCCCGAATCGCGGGACCGGACACGCCCGTGGGTCAGGCCCTGGGCCAGCACGGCGTCAACCAGTCTCTCGGCGTCTGAATCGCGGGGCCGGCCACCGCCGTCTTCCGCCCGTCCGCCCCCTTCACGCTCGGTAGACTTCTCAATTCGGGCCAAGCGCTGGAAGAAGGTAGACCACCCGCAGGCCGAAGAGAAGAAGGACCGCAAGTCCGAGCGTCAGTACGACCAGGACTGCGGTGCCCGGCATATCCGCTGTATCCTCCTATGCCACATGAAGCTGCCGCTCAGCAGCCCGCGCACCCGGCCCGCTGGAGCGGCTGGCTTCGTAGACGCCGGCGAACATTCGCTCTCCCCGCAGGCTACCGTAGATCAGGATGGCCTTCCGCTGCGCTGCTGACCCGCCAACGGGCGCGGCAACGCCGGGAATCACCGGTTGACGAACTCATCGTTCGCGCCCTGGACCCAGGTGTATCCAAATGTTGACACCAAGGGGGCGGCATGACACCGTGGGAGCATGCAGTCGGTCGCGCGTGTGGTCGCCGTGCTCCTTCTGCTCGGCGCGATGGCCTCGGCCTGGGCGGCGGAGCGCAGCGTGCTGGACGGTACGGTCGTCCGCGTAGTTGACGGCGACACGATCCACGTGAGGGTCGGCGACCGCGTTGAAAGGGTCCGCTATATCGGCGTCAACACCCCTGAACTGCATCACCCCACTAGAGGCGAGGAACCCGGAGGCCGGGAAGCTCTGGAGCTGAACCGACAGCTCGTCGCGGGCAAGCGCGTCCGCCTCGAGCTGGACATTCAAGAGCGCGACCGCTACGGCAGGCTCCTGGCCTACGTCTGGGTCGCCGACCTCATGGCGAACGCGGAGCTGGTGCGGCGAGGATACGCCCAGGTTATGACTGTGCCTCCGAACGTGCGGTACCAGGCGCTTTTCCTGAAACTGCAGCGGGACGCGCGCGAGGCCGGCCGCGGCCTGTGGCGCCGCGCATAGTCCACGGATCGCCCGGCAGGGCAAAACGCGATAGCGCAGAGGTTCACCGAACCCGCCCGGGAGGCTGTGGGAGCCCACCAGGCCGTCACGAGCCTGATCGTGGACGCGAACTGGGCGCACGCGATCCACGTGTGCCTCGAGGTGAAGAGTCGAAGCGCGGACCCGCCGCAGGAACTCAGCTGCGCCCCGCTCCGCTGCCGGTTCCGTGTCCGGGACGTGGGACGGGATTGTCGAGAGGAGGCAGATCCATGACGCTCGCGGGCCGGAAGGAAGAGATTCGGGTCCCTGGCATGCCGGAGCCGATCAGCCACTACACGCACGTGGTGAAGGTCGGGCCGCTGGTCTTCGTCTCGGGCTGCGTCGCCTCCGACGAGCAGGGACGGACCGTGGGCGGCAGCGACGTCGGTGCCCAGGCGCGCCAGGTCCACGAGAACCTGAAGCGGTGTCTGGCGGCGGCGGGCGCGACCTTCGCCGACGTCTGCAAGGTGAGCGTCTTCCTGAAGAACGTGGCCGATCGGGAGAAGGTGAACACGGTGAGGAAGGAGTACTTCGGCCCGAGCCGCCCGGCCAGTACCCTGGTGGAGATCTCGCGCCTGGTCCGCGACGACCTGCTCCTCGAGATCGAGGCCATCGCAGTCCTGCCGGGATAGCCGCGTCCGGCTCCCCTTCCGGGGTTGCTCGCCCGCCTGGTGTTGCCCGCCCTGGCGCCGCGTGCGCCGCGGGCTCAGAAGGTGAGCGCGGGGCCGTGGTGGAGCTGGTGAGACTGAGCCTCGCTCGCCGAAGGGAGCGCAGGCTCCATCACCTGCTCGGCGACGGGCGTGGCTCGCTGCCAGCCCCTGTGGGAGTCGAGCCAGAGGTCGAAGAGCGATAGCAGCAGCCCGACCGCGAGCACCCCGATCACGAGCGCCTTCATACTTCGCTACTCCATCCACACAGAACAACCGCTGGTCTCCGGCGATTTATTCCCGGCGCCGGCGTGTGAGGTGAGCGACACGCCAGAAGTGAAGCCGCCGGACAGGCCTACTTGTAGAGGTCTGGGGTGATCTTGTAGGAGAGGATCTTGCGGTAGAGGGTCTTGGGGTCGATGCGCAGAAGGGCCGCAGCCTTCCCGCGATGGCCGCCGACCTGCCGGAGCGTGGCGATGATGTGCTGGCGCTCGATTTCTTCCAGGCTCCCCGGCGAGGGCCCACGTCCCGGCTCCCCGCACCGGACCTCCGACGGCAGGTCGTCGGGCTGGATCTCGGCGCTCCTGGAGAGGATGGTCGCGCGCTCGATGGCGTGCTGGAGCTCCCGCACGTTGCCGGGCCAGTCGTAGGCCTCCAGACACCCCAGGGCCTTTGCCGAGAGTCGTTTCACCCCGTAGCCCGCGTTCTGCTGGAGGAAGTGCTCGGCCAAGAGCGCGATGTCCTCATTCCGCTCCCGGAGGGGTGGCAGCCAGAGCGTGATCGTGTTGATCCGGTAGTAGAGGTCCTGCCTGAACTGACCGGCCCTCATGGCCTCGCTCAGATCCCGGTTCGTGGCCGTGACGACCCGGGCGTCCACGGCTCGGGTCCGCGTCCCCCCGACCCGGAAAAAGCTCCCCGTCTCAAGGACCCGGAGAAGCTTGACCTGGCTGTCCGGCTCGAGCTCGCCGATCTCGTCCAGGAACAGGGTCCCGCCGTCCGCCAGCTCGATCAGTCCGGGTTTGGTCTCGACCGCGCCGGTGAACGCTCCCTTCTCGTGGCCGAACAGCTCGGACTCGAGCACCTCGCGCGGGAGCGCCCCGCAGTGGATCGGCGCAAACGCTTCCCGGGCGCGCGGAGACCGCTCGTGGATCGCCCGCGCGACGAGCTCCTTCCCCGTCCCGCTCTCGCCGAGGATCAGCACGGTCGAGTCCGTGGGCGCCACCCGCTCCACGAGCGCGAGCACATCCAGCATCTTCGGGCTCCGGGTCAGGATCCCGCCGAACCGCGCGCCCCCCGCCACGCGGGCGCGGAGCGCAATGTTCTCCCGGATCAGCCGGCCCTTCTCCGCAGCCTTTCGGATGAGGACGTCCAGCTCCTCGATCTTGGCGGGCTTCGTCAGGTAGTCGTAGGCACCCAGCTTCATCGCCTCGACGGCCGTGGAAACATCCTGAAACCCGGTCATCACGATGGCCTGGGGCGCTTCGGGGAAACGCTGCAGCTCCCGGAGCAGGTCGATCCCCTCCATCCGCGGCATCTTGATGTCGAGCAGGACCACGTCCGGGCTCGACTCCTTCAGCCGCTCCAGCGCCTCCATGCCATCGGCAGCCCCTTCGACCTCATGCCCCTTGCGCGTGAGCTCGCGCAACAGCAGCTCGCGCAGGTTCTTCTCGTCGTCGGCCACCAGGACCCTGAGCTTGCGGCTCACGGCTGGCTGCCCTCGGGCGCAAGGGGAAGAACCACACGGAACCGGGCGCCCTGCCCTGGCTGCGACGTGACCTCGATCCTGCCACCGTGATCGGCCACGAGCCCCTGAGCGATGGTGAGCCCGAGCCCGGTCCCCTGACCGGGGGGCTTCGTGGTGAAGAACGGGTCGAAGATGCGCGGCAGAAGCTGGGGGGCGATTCCGGCTCCGCGATCCTCGAACTCCACCTCGACCTCGCCGCCGGTGAGGCGCCGAGTTCTGAGCGTAAGGACCCCCGTTCCCTCCATCGCCTCCAGGCCATTGGCACCCAGTGTCAGGAACACCTGGCGGAGCTGCCCCTCGTTGGCGAGTACCGGGGGCAGGTCCGGATCCAGCTCGGTGACGAACCGCGCCCCGGAAAAGCGGGGCTGGTGACCGAGGAGCTCCAGCGCCTTGCTCGCGACGGCGTTCAGGTTCGTGGACGCGCGCCCGCTCCCAGGCTCGCGCACGAGCTGGAGCAAACTCCCGGTGATCTCCTTGCAGCGGTAGGCCTCCTCTTCGACGAGCGCCAGGTAGGACGGGAAATCCTGGAACGCCGCCAGGCCGGCGAGCTCCGGAGCACGGGCCCGCTCCTTCAGGGCTTCGGCGCAGCCGGCGATGGTGGCCAGGGGGTTGTTGAGCTCGTGGGCCACCCCTGCGGCGAGGCGGCCGGCGGTGGTGAGTCGCTCGTTGAGGAGCATCTGCCGGGCCAGCCGTTTCTGGAGCGTGATGTCCTCGACGATGAGCACGATGTGGGTCGCGGTTGCGCCGCGGCCACCGAGCGGCGCGGCGGTGAGCCGGAGGGTTTTGTCCTGACCGTCTCCCCTCAGCTCCACCTCCTCCTGGCTCACCTTCTTGAACTTGAGCACCCCTTCCAGAAACGCCTGGAACTCCGGGCGCTGGTCCTCGGGCATGAGGGAGAGGAACGCGCGGCCGCGCGTGGGTTCGCAGGGGAGGACGCCCGTCCCCACCGGGTTGACGGTCACCACGCTGAGCCGATCGTCAAGGACGTACAGGCCCAGCGGAAGCGCTTCCAGCACGACCTCGACGAAGCGCTTCTGCTCGTTCAGCTCCCGGGTCCGCTTGGCCACCATCGACTCAAGCTGCTCGCTGTAAGTCTTGATCGAGCTGTAGAGACGGGCGTGCTCGAGGGCGATGGCGGCCTGGTCCGCGAAGGCCGAGAGCAGGCGCTCCTCGTCCCCGGTGAAGCGGTGGACATCCCGCCGGAGCACGCTGAGGGCTCCCGTGGCCCGCCCCCCGACGAGGAGCGGGACCGTCAGCATCGAGCGGAGCCCATGCGCCCGCGGCAGGTCCGGGTAGCGCACGCGCGGATCGTTCCAGAGGTCCTCGCTCTGGACTGGCCCCCGTTCTTTCACCGCCAGCCCGGTGATCCCCTCGCCCACCTTGAGACGGATCCGCTGGACGATCTCGTCCGGCAGGTCCAGGCTCGCGCCCGAGCGAAGCTCCTCCGTTTCGGGATCCAGCGTCATGAGGCTACAGGACGCCGCCCCGAGGACCTCCCGGGCCTGCTCCAGGATCACGCGGATGGTCTCCTTCACCTCCAGGCTCCGGCTCACGGCCCGGCCAGCCTCGAGGAGGGCCTGGGTCTCGCGCGCTCGCCGCATGCTCTGCTCGAGGAGCCGCTCGTTCTGTACGGCGATGGCCGCCTTGTCGCCCAGGACCTTGAGCATCTCGTGCTGCTGGTTGGCGACGGTGTTGAGCGCCTCGCGCTGATGACGCCAGATCAGCTCCAGCGCTGAGCCCAGCTTCTCGAAGAAGCCCGGCGGAAGGCCGTCGCGACGAAGTCCTCGCGCGCCGCCACGGCCGATCAGAGCGAGCTGCCCGACCCGCCGGCGCCTTCCTCCGAGCGGCGCCTCCAGGAGCAGCGGTCGCTCGCGGCCCCGCCAGCCCGACGGCAGCTCCCGAGCGATGGCGAGGCGTCCGACGCGCCGGGCCAGCCGGTCCCGAAGCCACGCGTCGAGCGCCGGGGAGGCCCTGCGGCCTGCGGTGACCGTGCAGCGCGGGCCGTCCGCGGGGGAAAACACCACCCCCCCTGCCAGGGCACCGCTGAGGGTCACGAGGCGGCCGAGAACCCTGGTGATCCCGGCTTCCAGCGAGGGGGCGGCGATGAAGGTGGCCAGGAGCTCGGGAAAGAGGCTGCCATCCTTCATGGCGCTAATCTTATATCACGTCTCGCGCACCCCGCCCTGGATACCCCTGAGCTTCGGGTCGAGGAGATCGCGGAGGCCGTCGCCGAAGAGGTTCAGCCCCAGAATGGTCCCCATGATCGCCGCGCCGGGAAAGAGGGTCAGCCACGGCGCCTGCTGGAGGTAGAGCCGACCCTCGGCCAGGATGTTCCCCCAGGAGGGAATATACGGCGGCGCGCCGACGCCCAGGAAGGAGAGAGCCGCCTCGCCGAGGACCGCCGCCGCGAAGATGAAGGTCCCCTGGACGATGACGGGCGAGAGGCAGTTGGGCAGGATATGGCGCCAGAGAATCGTGAGGTCAGGGACGCCGAGGGCGCGGGCAGCCTCCACGTAGGGGGTCTCGCGAATCACGAGCACCGAGCCACGGACGATCCGCGCCACGCGCGGCGTGTAGACGACGCCCAGGGCCACGATGACGTTCAGCACGCTCGGCCCGAGCGAGGCCATCAGCGCGATCGCGAGGATGATGCCCGGGAAGGCCATCAGCCCGTCCATGATCCGCATGAGGACATCGTCCAGGGCGCGGTAGTAGCCGCCCAGGAGCCCGAACACGAGCCCCGCGGCAAAGGAGAGGATGACGACCGAGCCTCCCACGAGGATGGAGAGCCTCGCCCCGTACACCACCCGGCTCCAGACGTCCCGGCCGACGTCGTCGGTGCCGAACCAGTGGGCCGTGGTGGGCGCCGAGTGGCGGGCCTTCACGTCCAGGGCCATGGGGTCCCGGCGCGCCAGCGCCGGCGCCGAGAGGCCCGCGAACCCGACGATCAGCACCAGGAGGGCGCCCACCATGGCGATCTTCCGCCGGACCAGAAGCCTCAGCCGGAGCCAGCGCGGAGACCGCTCGGGCGCGGCGATCAACACGCGCTCGCGCACAATCTCGACCGTGGAATTCATTACCTCTCGGAGGGGGGCTCCGCCCCCCTTCCGAACCTCCCCCCGCAGGATTGCGCCGGCAAAGCCGCCGCTCGAAGGCTCATTGATAGCGGATCCTGGGGTCCAGGGCCAGGTAGGCCAGGTCCACCAGGAGGTTGATGAGCGTGTAGGCGACCGCGATCAGGAGGACCACACCCTGGATCACCGGGTAGTCCCGGCGGAGGACGGCGGAGATGATGAGCCGCCCGAGGCCCGGGATGTTGAAGACGGTCTCGATGACCACCGCGCCCCCGATCAGGATCGCGAACGTGATCCCAACCACGGTCAGGGTGGGGATGATGGCGTTCTTCAGCGCGTGCTTGTAGACGACCGCGCGCTCCGGCAGGCCCTTCGCGCGCCCGGCCAGGATGTAGTGCTCCCGGAGCACGTCGAGCATGCTGGAGCGGGTGATGCGGGCGATGAGCGCTGACTGGACGAGGCCGAGCGAGAGCGAGGGGAGGAGCAGCGAGCGCAGGTTGGCCCAGAGCCCAGACGCGAGCGGCACGTAGCCGGCCACCGGAAACCAGCCGAGCCAGACGCCGAAGACCAGGATCAGCAAGAGCCCGAGGAGGAAGTTCGGGACTGAGATGCCGAGGAGGGCCAGCAGCATGAACGACTGGTCCGCGACCGAGTTGTGGCGCCGCGCCGAGACGATCCCGGTGGGAACGCCGATCAGGATGGCGATGAGCGTAGCGAAGGTCGTCAGCAGGAGCGTCGGCTCGAGCCTGTCGGCGATGGCTTCGAGAACCGGGCGCCGGAGGAAGATGGAGTCGCCGAGATCGCCCCGGAGGAGGCGGCCGTACCAGCGGAGGAGCTGGACGGGGAGCGGCTCGTCCAGGCCGAGCTGGTGGTGAAGCTTGGCGATGTCGTCCGCGGTGGCGTAGGGGCCGGCGATGACGCTGGCGGGGTCGCCCGGGGCCAGGTGGACGAGGACGAAAGCCACCGTAGCTACCACCAGCATGACCGGGATGACCGCGAGGACCCGTCGGACCAGGTAGACTTTCACGGCTCAGGTATCGTCTTGTCGCAGGCGCACCCGGGAGACCCACGCGTTCGCGTGGGTACCCGGCCCCCCTCCGAGGGGACTACCTGGCGAGCCACGCGTTCCAGAAGAACAGCTCGGGCGTCGAGAGGAAGCCCCTCAGCTCCTTCCGCGCCACGTCCAGCGAGAAGGAATCGCCGAACTTGATCCGCCCCACGTCCTCGTAGAAGAGCATCTGGATCCGCTCGATCAGCGCTTTCTTCTTCTTCGGATCACTTTCCCTGACCGTTTCCGCGAGAAGCCGCTCCTTCTCTTCGTGGCACCACCATCCCGGCCAGTTGCACTGGATACTCGTGGCCAGCGCCGGGTCCGCCTGGAAGCTGAACCCGGTAGAAAAGACCTCGTACAGCTCCGGCTTGTTCCGGCGCTGGACCAGCGTCGCCCAGTCCACTACCTGGAGGTCGATCTTGAAGCCGGCCTCCTCCAGTTGTTGCTTCGCCACCAGGGCGTTCTTGTACATCCACTCGTACTCTTTGGTGGTGATCCAGCGAACGGGCTGGCCCGTGTAGGCGGCCTCCTTCAGGAGCTTCCGAGCCTTCTGCTTGTCCTTCTGGTTGTAGGCACTGACGGCCACCTGCGAATGCCAGACCGCCTGCTCGGGGTAGAAGAGGGCGCCGTCCAGCCGATAGAAGTCCTTATTGCCGACCCCGGCGACCATGATGGGCTCCATGTCCAGGGCGGCCTGGAAGGCCTGCCGGAGCTTCTTCGAGGTCATCAAGCCCTGCTTGTGGTTGAGCACCGCCGTGGCCCAGAAGGAGGGCTTCACGATCCGGGGCTCGAGGGCGGCGAGGTTCTTGATGCGTTCGTACTGGTCCTGCTTGATCTGCTGGCCGTAGTGGTACTCTCCGGTCTCCACCCCGGCCAGGCGTACCGCGACATCCGGAACCGGGATGAACAAGATCTCGTCAACGTAGGCCGTTCGCTTGCCCCCGTACCCCTCCGGCGGCTCGGCACGGGCCACGTAGTCCTTGAAGCGGGCCAGGCGGATGTGACGATCGGGCTTGTGTTCGACGAAGCGGAAGGGACCTGTTCCGACGAACTCTTTGAGCTGGCCGTCTCCGGCGGCGTCGATGACCCCTTTGGGATAGATAGCGGCGCCGTTGTTCGGGCGTCCCAAGCCGTACAGGAGCGAGCCGGAGGGCGCCTTCAAGTGGATGACGACCGTGGACGGGTCCTTGGCCTCCAACGCCTCGACATCCTTCCAGAGCAACTTGCCTGGGGTGGCCATCTTGCCCCAGCGCTGGAGCGACGCGACGACATCGGCGGCGGTCATCTCCTTGCCGTTGTGGAACTTCACCCCTTTGCGAAGGGTGATGGTGTAGCGTCGGCCGCCGTCGGCAATGGTGTGCCCCTCGGCGAGCATCGGGATCGGGTTGAAGTTCCGATCGTAGGTGTAGAGCCCCTCGTAGACGTGCCAGGTGATCTGCTGCGTGATGACCGCGGTGGTCCAGTGGAGGTCGAGCGACGGCGGCTCGCCGATCATGGCGGCCTTCAGCACGCCGCCGACCCGGGGTGTCTCCTGGGCCTGGCCTGGTACAGCGAGAAGAACGCTGAGGGCGAGTAGGACGAGCGCCTTCGTCTTCATCGCGTCGCTCCTTTCCGAGCCGCTCACGGGGGCGGCAGCACTCTGCCCGGGAGGCTCCCGGTGTGTTCGCCGCCTTTGACGACGATCCGGCCGTTGACCACGACGTGCTCGATCCCCGCGGGATACTGGTGGGGGGCCTCGTACGAGGCCCGATCGCTCACGCTGCGGTGGTCGAAAGCCACGAGGTCCGCCTTGGCTCCGACCCTAATCAGGCCTCGATCCGCGAGCCCGAGTTTTTTTGCGGGGAGCCCGGTCATCTTGTAGACCGCCTGCTCGAGCGTGAGCAGGCGCTCCTCCCGGGCGTAGCGCCCGAGGACCCGGGGGAACGTGCCGTAGCTCCGGGGATGCGGTTTCCCCTGAGCAAGGTCGCCGGAGGGCGCCAGCGCCGAGCCGTCGGAGCCGATCATCACGTGCGGGTGGGCGAGTACCCTTCGCACGTCGGCCTCGTCGAGCTGGAAGAGGATCATGGACGCTTTTCCACGCTCGGCCTCGATCAGCTCGAGCGCTACCTCCGGCGGGGGGACCTTTCGGGCTTCGGCGATCTCGGAGAGGCGCTTTCCCTCCGCGTCACGCCGGCTCGGCGCGTAAGCGATCATGATGCCGTCCCAGCCCACGTTGACGGCAAAGTCCTCGCGGCCGCCGCCCCCCCGCTCGATCTCGGCAGCGATGCGGGCGCGGGTCGTGGGGTCGGCGAGCCGCTTCAGCATCGCGTCGACGCCGCCCTCGAGCGCCCAGTCCGGGAGGAGGGTCCGGAGCGTCGTGCTCGAGGCGGTGTAGGGATAGACGTCCGCCGTGACGTCGAGCCCTTCAGCCCTCGCAGCGTCGATCAACGCGATGGCTTGCGCCACCTTCCCCCAGTGGAGGCGCCCCGCCGCCTTCAGGTGGCTCACCTCCACCGGCAGCTCGCCCTCACGACCGATCCGGATCGCCTCGGCGATTGCGTTGAGCAAACTGCTCCCCTCACCGCGGATGTGGCTCGCGTAGACACCCCGATGCTGGCCGGCCACGCGCGCCAGCTCGACGATCTCGCCGGTCTCGGCGAAGCAGCCCGGTGCGTAGATCAGCCCGGTCGAGAGGCCCCACGCCCCACCCTCCATGCTTTCCCCGACGAGGCGCTTCATCGCCGTAAGCTCACCGTCCGTGGGCGGCCGCCTGGCGAACCCCATCGCCGCGATCCGGAGCGTGCCGTGGCCGACGAGCTGGATGACGTTGACGGCGCACCCGTCTCGTCCGAAGCGGTCCAGGTACTCGCCGACCGAGCTCCAGGCGAAGTCCATCCCCGCGGGAAGATAGAGGGCGAACCCCTTCAGGTCCTCCGCGAACGCCGGATTCACCGGCGCCGGAGAAAACCCGCAGTTCCCGACCACCTCCGTGGTCACGCCCTGGCGGATCTTCGACTCGGCGCGCCGGTTCGCCCAGAGCCTCCAGTCGGAGTGGGAATGCATGTCGATGAAGCCCGGGGCCAGCGTGAGACCGTGGGCACGGAGCGTGAGGCCCGCGGGCTCACGCGAGAGGTCACCAACCGCGGCGATCGTCTCGTCCCGGACCCCGACGTCAGCCCTGAACCCGGGCGTCCCGGTTCCGTCGACGACGAACGCCCCTTCGAGCTTGAGGTCAAACACTCCTGCGCACCGTCTCCGGAGGCGCCGCGGTGAAGCCGAGCTGGGCCTCGCACCAGCGCGCGACGGCAAGGAGCCGCGGCTCGTCGAACGCCGCGGACACGAGCTGAACCGCCAGCGGAAGCCCGTCCATCGTGAGCCCGGAGGGAAGCGAGATCGCCGGGAGCCCCGCAAAGCTCCACGGCGCGCAGAACGCCGGGTCACCCGTGGAGTCGAGCCCCTTCGGCGCCGGCGCCCCCGCCACAGGCATCAGCAGCGCGTCAGCGCGCTCGAAGCTCGCGGCCATCTCGTCGCGGAAGCGCCGCCGGTGCTGCTGGGCGGCGACGTACTCCACGGCCGAGATCGTCGGCCCCGCCTCGATCAGCGCGCGGAGCTTCGGCCGGTACTGCGCGGCGTGGGTAGCGAACCGCGCCGCGTGGAACGCTGCCGCCTCCACCCGCACCACGCGCGCGCCGGCGTCGTGGATCCCCTCGAAGCTCGGCGGGAGCTTGATCTCCTCAACCGTGGCGCCGCCCCGGCCCAGGCTCTGGGCGACGCCTTCGAGGTGGGCG comes from the Candidatus Rokuibacteriota bacterium genome and includes:
- a CDS encoding ABC transporter substrate-binding protein → MKTKALVLLALSVLLAVPGQAQETPRVGGVLKAAMIGEPPSLDLHWTTAVITQQITWHVYEGLYTYDRNFNPIPMLAEGHTIADGGRRYTITLRKGVKFHNGKEMTAADVVASLQRWGKMATPGKLLWKDVEALEAKDPSTVVIHLKAPSGSLLYGLGRPNNGAAIYPKGVIDAAGDGQLKEFVGTGPFRFVEHKPDRHIRLARFKDYVARAEPPEGYGGKRTAYVDEILFIPVPDVAVRLAGVETGEYHYGQQIKQDQYERIKNLAALEPRIVKPSFWATAVLNHKQGLMTSKKLRQAFQAALDMEPIMVAGVGNKDFYRLDGALFYPEQAVWHSQVAVSAYNQKDKQKARKLLKEAAYTGQPVRWITTKEYEWMYKNALVAKQQLEEAGFKIDLQVVDWATLVQRRNKPELYEVFSTGFSFQADPALATSIQCNWPGWWCHEEKERLLAETVRESDPKKKKALIERIQMLFYEDVGRIKFGDSFSLDVARKELRGFLSTPELFFWNAWLAR
- a CDS encoding D-aminoacylase encodes the protein MFDLKLEGAFVVDGTGTPGFRADVGVRDETIAAVGDLSREPAGLTLRAHGLTLAPGFIDMHSHSDWRLWANRRAESKIRQGVTTEVVGNCGFSPAPVNPAFAEDLKGFALYLPAGMDFAWSSVGEYLDRFGRDGCAVNVIQLVGHGTLRIAAMGFARRPPTDGELTAMKRLVGESMEGGAWGLSTGLIYAPGCFAETGEIVELARVAGQHRGVYASHIRGEGSSLLNAIAEAIRIGREGELPVEVSHLKAAGRLHWGKVAQAIALIDAARAEGLDVTADVYPYTASSTTLRTLLPDWALEGGVDAMLKRLADPTTRARIAAEIERGGGGREDFAVNVGWDGIMIAYAPSRRDAEGKRLSEIAEARKVPPPEVALELIEAERGKASMILFQLDEADVRRVLAHPHVMIGSDGSALAPSGDLAQGKPHPRSYGTFPRVLGRYAREERLLTLEQAVYKMTGLPAKKLGLADRGLIRVGAKADLVAFDHRSVSDRASYEAPHQYPAGIEHVVVNGRIVVKGGEHTGSLPGRVLPPP